TCCCATTTCACCCCCTCCACTGCCATTACCACCAGCTGATGCACCACCATTGCCTACTCCAAAAGTATCCCCAACACCATCCAAAGCACCAACACCAGCCAAAGAAACACCAGCACCAGCACCTGCACACAAAAAGAAAGCACCAAAATCATCACCTGTTCCCTCACCACTAAGTAACACACCGACACCAGCACCAACGCCAGCGATTGAAACGCCAACACCAGCACCAGCACCTGAAGATGACACGCCACCCCCCCCTCCCCACAGGCACAggagaagaagacacaagcaCAAGCACAAGCACGAGAGACACCATGCACTTTCTCTGGCTCCAGCACCTACAACTATTATTCGGAGAAGTCCCCCAGCACCACTTGCTGACGATATTGCTACAACCGATTCAGAAGAGACACCATCACCAGCACCAAGTCCCAATGCGGTAATATTTCCTTTGACAACTTAAACTTAAATTACAATTACATACATTAACCACTAGTATATGTATATCTCATGTTTTTCATTGTTATTTACAGAATGGTGCACACTCATACTATAGGCAAGGGAATATGTGGCCAAGTATTAATATTGGACTCGCTATTGCCATTTTGTTATCTGTCATCGCTTGACACTTGCAACAGCTGCTATAGAAGTCTCATATGAAGAACATGGATTCACTCTAATTAAGCGGTGGTTTGGTTTGCAAAACATATAAAATCAGTTAAATGTATAAAACTGAATAACGAAAAGTTATatttatccatatttttttatttattttatttcgttctTTCTTAATTTGTATTGTGATCTTTGctcaaaaatattaatgatacgAGTTTTTGAATTGTTGAAACAACCAAGGAACGTCTGCTATATGCAGAATGTGAAAGTGTCTATATATTTCCTATTAAACTCGATCTATTTATTTCTGCTATGCAGAATGAAAAAAAGCTTACCAATAGGAGTAAAACATATGACCCTTCAAGagtgaagataaaaaataattttacatggtATCTACTTCCTCACCAACCTAAGATTTTGTATTCTACAATTTCATACTATATATCTCTTTCCTTATGCATTTTGTAATTAATCACACTAgacaaacttaaaagaaaaaagtctgTGGAAgcctttttcttttaagtttgtaTTGTAGGACTTGGATCACTAGGCACAAAGATAGATATACATAGCTTACTCGATCACCAAGGTTGTTCTTCATTGAACAAATTGTGTGATCACCTTGGAGGTGTTGAACGATATCCTTTATTTTGTGTGACATATTCTTCGTTTGTCATCATGACGTTTGTAGACGTTCCCAAGCCACCATGATCTCCTTCTATCCCTTCCCCAACGTATTGTTGCACTATCAACACTGAAGCAGTGgctgcaaaatctgatgaagctAACAAGTCCCCAATTGCCCCTAACTCTGGATACTCACTCCAATCAGTGAATCCTGCTGTGAGTGGTGAACTAATTCCATAGCTTCTCCCAACTATGAAAAGGCCATGCACATCATCCATTGACCTTATTGCTGCCACTGTCTGCTCCCCATTGTTGACCCTTTTCTCAACATAAACAACTGAACCACCATCATCTGCATGACTTGTCATAAACCAATGTATAAACTTCTCATCAATTTGCTTCTGAGTGTCCTTATCCGTTTTCACTGTTAGTACACTTGGTTCATCATCACGGTCGCCGCCACTATGACTATGACAATGCATCACTTCTTCTTCATGAACAAAACGCATCACAGTGAGGTTTATGGATTGATGTTCTGACATCCTCCATCCATAGCTCAAGGATTCTCTATCGTCAGGCCCTCCAAAGAACAACACTGCCACATGGTGAGCCTTTTGATCTGGAGCCAAATGGTTGCAGAAATTGAAGCCTCTATCCACAAGGATCCCAACCGAGCAAGGCGCTTTGGTCAGAACATTTCGGTTCACGGTGCGAAACGACGTGTTCATATCCTGCATTCCGCCATCAACCATTTGTTGTTTGTGGAAAGGGACGACTATGAAGGCCACACGCTTGTCCTGAGCCACATTGCATATGTCCTCATGCATGGTGGAGTAAGGGGAGACTACTGACATGGGCTGCACTGAGATGTGTGAAGCTTGTTGCACATAGTTTTCAAAGGCGTTGATTATGTGGTCAGATTGAGCTTGAGTTCTGTTGTAGCCTCCATTGCCAATTTGATCTGATTTCTTCCCGTATTGATTGTGAACAACGAGTAATGCAGATGCATGGCCGGCGAGTTCGGTCAAATGGAGCACGTAAATGCATATTGGAGAGTTCTTTGTTGGGTTAGAGGCGTCAAGGAGGTTAATCATTGTTGGCACATTTCGAGGGCTGTGGATGCACACCAGGACTCTGAACTCTGTGTCTGTTTGAGACATTTGaatatttcttcttttgtaAGGTATGATCCCCTTTGATGTTTTGTATATAGCTGATATCCCAGGTACAATTATACCAGTCATTAGTAAGGTTATAATCACCATCGATGCAAATGATTCGTCAGTCAAAACCTGTAATTAAGCAATTCATTAGGATGGCAGATATTGAGAAATAATTTGAATGAATATGTTTCATTGATCTGTAATGTGAAATACATCAGAAGTGGCTGTACAATAGAATTGGGTAACAGCCTATTCTAAGTAACAactatttgaaatataaattgaagatGATACCATCAAGTAGAtaatgattatttaaaatacaaattgaaaaataacatcAAGTAACAACTAATAGATAAATTCAAACTAAGAGAGATAATTTCTCTAGCTAGTGATTGAATTACTTTTGTAGTGAAATTAAGAGATGCTTATTAGCTAGCTTGAACAAGATATATACCTTCTGATCCTTGCCAATGTTAAGCACAATAACTTCAATAACGCCTTTTGTGTTCATGAGCAAGCCAAGGACTGCTCCTTCACGAATTGACATTTGATAATAGACTGCAGCGACCATAGTTCCAACGATTTTGGCAATGCAAGACAAAGCAATAAGACTGATCAAAATAGCCCATGAGTAGAACCCTCTGAGGAGTCCAAGATCAGTCCTGAGGCCAGTAGTGGCGAAAAATAGAGGGAGCAAAAGTAATGAGATGAAGTCCTCGAGCCTTTCCACAAGAGTGAGTCCGAGTGGTCCATTTGGGATTGtcaaaccaaaaatatatgCTCCAAAGATAGCATGTGTCCCAATAGCATCTGTGATCAGACCTGAGATCATGACACCTGATAGTATCAGGCAAATATAGAAATCACTGAATGCTTCACCCTCCGGGGTTTTCCTTATTATCAACAAGATCAGAGGTCTCAcagcaaaaatattaaaagcaaTAAACGCTGCACATGAACCGAAAACCATCAAGATAGACAGAGAAGGCTTCTCATTCTCTACCATAGTAATGGACGCAATCAAGAGCATCCAAGAAATAATATCATTAACGAGCGCAGATGAAAGAGCAACCCTTCCTAACTCTGTGTTGATGAATTTGAGCTCGGCGAGGATTCTGGCAAGAACGGGAAATGACGCAACAGAGAGAATAGCACCAAGGAATATGATGTAGGCGCCACTTCTGCTATCTTCTTCGCTGAGTCTGATAAGAAAGGAGGCAAATAAAGCTCCTAATGAGAAAGGCAAGATCATGCCAAGAATTGCTATGGCCACTGCTTTTCTACCTATGTTTCTTAATGCTGATGCGTCCATCCCCACTCCCACCAAGAACATAAAGTATAGGATACCAACGTTTGACATTGTTTCAATCAACATCCTACTTCTTGAAGGAAAAACTGCATCAAAAAATACTGTGTTTTTCCCAAGAAACGTAGGACCCAATAATATGCCTCCCTACACGTACACGTACACGTACACATGCATGCAACATTAATTAAGATGATTTGTTAACtaactatataaattaaatatgagaaaattaatatatggtaattaaagggaTCACTAACCAACATTTCAGAGATAACGCGTGGCTGGCGAAGGGGCTTGAGTATGAAGACAAATAAACGGGTGACAATGACAATCAACATTAATTGCAGGATGAAGAGAGGGAGAGAATATTTCAAAGGGTCATCATTATTCCATATCCCTTCTGTTGTTATCATGGTTGCTGAATAgcatattatttcttttgtttcgtTAGTTCTAAACACCATCCCTGCTTCTGCCTTGTTCTTCGATCCCCGCCACTTCCTAATGTTTGCTTTCTCAAATGTtgtcttttgctctttttcttttggatgAAAACTAGAAAGAGAGAAATCTCACGCGTTCGTTCGTTTTGTTTTGGTGGTTATGCACTCAAGTGGGAGCTCTACTTAATTTTCATGGCTTATGTTGGGGTCTCTATTTTAAGAACAATGTTGAGGTCTCAACTTCATGAGCAATTGGGGGCACATGTGGGATTGAGATCCACTCAATTTGTTATgcgttattgtatttttttttttaaaaaaaaactgtattaGGAATATTGCTGTAAAAAGATAACGTGGCCGAATTTTATTgtgcaataattaaaaattgaagacCAAAACCCCGCATTGACTATAATGGAGAAATAAAACATGTAAACCAAGTAGCTAGGATGCATGAAATGAATAAGGCCTCAAGTATTCTGTGAAATAGTCAACaagataaagattttgaatGCATATGCATTAGATAGTCAACAAGGAAATATACTCATTGTCCCAAAGATGAAAATGCAGTATTAAATACGTGAACATACTATATACAAGATAAGATTGCATTagatataaagttttttttttttgaagaattaagCATAAGATAGGTATTTTTTAGAAGCATTAAATATAAAGTTAAGTTAACATTCATTGTAGCATATAAAATAGAGAAATTAGCGTTAATTGATCCATATATAACTTGTCcgaccaaataaataaataattgaatttccTTATAAAATAGAGAAATTGCACTGCattcaaaagacacaaagcagtcactacaaaaaatattaatgtatcAGTGACAAAATTTAGTAACAAAAATTACTTTCTCTTCACTATAATATTATCATCCCAAAATATTAGCGACAAACTtattaaagattaaatataaatcatttcatCACTAATGTTTTTTCAAGTGAATATTGAAGTAATCAAAGAGTGAATAAGAATATTGTGTAAATATTTACGTCGATGCTCTCTAGTAATTATAATTGTACTCGTTAGAACTTTGCTCGGAGATTAATGACTAGTTTCAATGTTAAAATGTAAAGATTAATTGTACATATATATTAGGACAAAACGAGTAATTAATCTTAAGGTAAATGCCAGTGTCATCTAGTAAGCAAAATAAGTTTATGCTTTTTAAGCCTTGTGGAGATAATGAAAAGGGTAATGAAAAACTAAAGAGGTTTGATCTAACGAAAACGATTAATTTTTcgtaatatgataaattaaagtttgaatttgcGATGAGAGATGATTACATTTAATATCTGACCTTATCTTAAACACAATTATCTCCAAAGAAGCAGATATATACGTgggaaaactaacaaaaaaaaaatagtaataaaaaatggaTTCAAAGTATAACGAGACAAAACTTGCttatttaagaaatataaatttataatagagTGGCCAGTGCCCGGTGGTGAGACCCACACTCATGTCTGATTCTCTGTGGTTCGTTGAAAATTAATTCCGTTGGGTAAAGTATAAAACGGTGAGATGAATTTTGAGAAATATCGTCTACCATTCGGTGCAATCGTGTGCTCTATTAGTTGAGACTGAGAAGGCCATttcaaatagaaatagaaatggaaaaaagtaaaaagtaattatataaaaaagaagtttCAAGTAGGAAAAGATACAAAAGTATGTAAGCTACATTCCAAAAGCAAAGTATATCCTCTTGGATGCATAAGGACGTTTGAAAGGAGACAACAAAAAGGCTATTAcctatgattaattaattaaatacgtACACATTACATCTTTGTGCTGCATGTAACTAACTGGAGACTACTCACTAATCTTCCATTCAAAATAcatgtaaattataaaattctaaCATGCAAATTAATATCCTAATACATATTATTCAATCTAAGTCTAATTAATTAGCTAGGCAGGCTCATAACTTCTTCAAGATCATCATCTAACGACATATAAAATTCGTCTAGCCATGAAAGCTCAGTTCCGCAGTCATCCTCATCGCTGTAACAATTTACACCTTGTTGGGATTGACAACTTTTCTTTTCATAGGCTTTGCACAATACCCATTTGCTCCCACATTGATCCTGTATTGCACAACGTACATTAGAAAATTATTAGCACAAATAGTTCTTCAATTTgccatgtaattaattaattaattaattgtcttaatataaattttaataattagtcATCACTTACAGTTTTTCGTCTTCCGCGAGTACTTGCACAATTAGATGCAGTAGTAGTGTTAAACCCGGATGAGCAAATATGATATTCTTGCATGACCCAACTGGTTTCAGTGCCTTGTGGAGCTTCACCAAGGTTGAACACAAGGTACTTCTTGATCCCCACTTTTTCAGAAGAGGATACTATTGGTTCCATGACTCCTATTTCCTTCCAATACCCATTTTCTGTGGATCTGTTCTCCTTCACTTTGGTGAAGAAATAGTGTTGATTTCCACTTGACAACGCCTTACCTAAATATGCATAAATGTACAACACAAAGATATAATGAATACAAGTACAAGACATGTGtgtgatttcttttatttgttttggatcCATCCATGCATGCATATGGTTATGtgattagttatatatatatattgaaaattgaaCAGCGACCTAATTAAGCAATGACATTGAGACATACATACCATTTAATTCCCATGGATCAAGCAGAGAGAGGTCAAGCTCTGGAATGATGTTGGGATGGCATGGTAGAGAAGCCTTGGAACAGAGAAAGTGAAGGACGAGTTCTTCATCAGTTGGAGAGAAGCAAAAGCCAGGAGGAAGGTTGACACTTCCACAAGCCATCATTtggttaattttagtttttgtggAGTGGGGGACTTTGGCTTATAATGTCAAGTTTGTCAAAGAATATACTATATAGTTAAATaaagtaagagagagagaaatttggGCCTGAATATGATTTATGATTCAGAAAAAGAAATGAGTTGCTAGAAGAAAGTCGGCGTTTGCGTGGAATACCACCAAAGAAATTAAGTAGGGCCCAGGAAATAGGCCATGGAAGCTAACAATAGAAATTGCGTTGTTAATGATAATTTAACATCAAATTATTGTACATAATTATTTGAGTTAGGGAGTACTATGGGAATATTAAGACCTGCCTTATCTCCATGATTCATGTTTCCTCCTTTTTTTAACTGTCAATTTCTAGTTCCCTCCCACCTGCTAGCATAATCCATGAAGGCATGACGATTAGGTTTCCTCGTCAATTAATCTATATATTGTAATATTTGTactcctatttttttattatttcctatTTGTGCCTTCTTTCTAGTAGTACTACTTAAAAAGAACAGTCTTCAATAGTGTGGACACTCCATCGATGACTAGAAAGATGTTCCCAAATTTAAATTAGTCTCAAAGTaggggaaaaaataaaagaaattctaATAAATCGTGGGACGAGTCAATAATAGGAGTCATGTGCATATAATTTCGGCTTCGCTTTTTGACTGATTTACTTAAACCACggtaaagtaatttttaaatttaacctCCATAAAAAACTAGATGCTATTTACTGTACAATTTAAGATGGGTTAGAACAAGTTAACTTTCTTTGTTGGGCACAAAATCTTAAAAAGGTTAATTTTGTGAACTCTAGCTAACTTCAACATGGTCAAAATCCGACAACTTTTgaattaagactaatcaatcCAGATTGGAGACACAATATATTAatcttaatattatataattaaattgtaaaattaaaaagaatataactaaaattaaggTATATGTTACAAtacagattttaaaataaaagatatcaatataaatataatattatgtcaaacaaaacatagtttattaagttatttttttttactattaatacataatttttttaaaaattctagtttttaaaaagaataattcaaACTCATCCTAAAAATATGccaaatataatttcttaaattcAAACTAAGTCTGTGAAACGGGACAAGTCATCAACCGTAAAAAAACTATTTGGacaatattttacttatttatatatttattgagcGTTAATATGAGAGGGTACAATTTTTAATCTGCAACATCTCATAtttgatataaataattaagttgTGGATAAACATGGGCGTGAATAAGTAGTATATACTTATTAATTTGCACCtttaattctaattatttacTAACCACTAGTATATGCTCAATGGTGGGCCTCTGACATcagaaaatggtttctttacatggtttgaactttgaatagCATGTGTCATAAGTGTTCTTGCTCACCTTCGCCCAGGCATGAAtcattttaaccgaagctaTTGACCCAGTGTTACGGGCAGTTGATATTTGTACCCTAAagataaaatcattaaaatattaaaggcAGCCCATTTGAAATCTTAATTATTGCAATTTGCACCGATAGAGGAGGATTTACGTGGTAAttaaagattctgaatgcttaattaGAGGCATTGTTTTTTCTTGCTGTTCACATTCATAGGAAATATATCACATTTAACAAGAAAGTCCCTTTGTTCATTTTTCCCCCCCTTATTTTCCGCTTCTTAATTATGAAAAGAAGCACCTTTCGTAAGTTCTGCCAGCTGCACCCACTAATTATATTAGCATCAGTCCCATTCTCGTATTCTTCCTTCCACCAACTTCGATTCCTAGCTTCTACTAGTCTTCGATCTTCATCTATTTTTAGCAGCATGATCCTATGAAAATTAGCGTTATTCTAGTATACTTAATCAGACAAATATAACAAACACAAATAATTTTGTTGCATTATAGTGGATGGTTTTGTGGCTTAGTATCTGATTCATTAACCATCATTACGCTTCACTAAAGGATAAAAGTTGATGAGATCTTGCGTCATGCATTAGTTGGTAGGTCACGCACCTTTTGCCGGCACAATGTTGATTCATAAACAAGCTGTGTTTTGATTctgcttaattaattttatcgtcATGCCACTTGTAAACCATGGCCAAGAAATAGAAACCATATatctataattaatattataggGGAACAGTGGCATTTCTACATAGCAATGTGAAAACCAAAAGCTTCTCTAGCTACTCTTCACCTTCTATCACCATTTCTATTTTTGACGAGATCGAAGGCTTTTGTTGTTTACTTTGTTTTCCACAAGAAAGACTTTAAGTACACATTCTTTGTCATTTTATAATCACCAACCCAACAATTGGGTAACTTAGATGGCTTGTTTTTTCATCTGTCAATCTATCCTTTCGAAATATTGACGACTGTGTTTACAGTGtgtttaaaacaataattaagaaACCTTGACGCTgaaattttagtattaaaaaTTTAGTCATTTTGAAGATAACTGGTTAAGTGTTTATAGGTGAGGGTCTTCCATATGTGGAAATTACATTGAGTTTCAACTAATATGAGAGACaggcatgcatgcatgcaatcCATTAAAGGGAATATGAATATCGGAATAAAACTTATCtcctatttattaattatttttcaaaataattataatcaaaACATGGAATCTTAAATAAATCAAACTCTTTACATCTTAGTTGGAatagcaaaaataaaaagttaagtattaattattaaatgtaatgttgaaaaatgttttctaaaatacaaaatatgtttaaaaatatattataaaagatattatatataaaaattccgtacaaaattattttagtttatcacACGAGAATACTTATGatgtagaaaaagaaaacaccaaTTATTCCTTTTTACAAGGGAATAGTAACTCTAACACCGCTAAATGGTGCAATATATTTATTTCGGTAGCATTTgacttaattgattatttttattttaaaaatattttaatattcaaataaaaacaatacattgttagaaaccaaaataaagttgtttgttaatttaattttcctctctttttaaaatttttattattatttataaattctcTTAAATGGTGTTTGATAAGAAGAAAACACgccaaaaaaattaagaaaaatatttccttcatgctttctttttcctttttttcctttcaacaaacAGGAAAATCCTTGTTTCACGTATAATAGTAGGGCATGGAATGGAATCACGATTggactaataaaaattatttctcccTTGAATATTTAGTACGCctttcttattttgaaaaatattaatttaagggCATGTTTTGCGTCATTTTTagttataagttttaaaaaaattaaaaactaaccgtttttaatttttaaaaattagttttgtttttagttaaattaatttaaaagtgtgCATGCTTGTATAATGATTTTGGTGACGACaacagagataaaaaaaatgtcaagtatgatgataattttttttgttgattatgaTATTAGTATGAAATAATTCTGATTAAAAACAGTGATTATTAAACTTCGTCAGAAATTAtggatatatataaaataaatattcttcttgtaatacaatttatttcatatttaaaagttaaaattcaaACGTAAAAGCGTCATAATCACAGTGGTGTGAATAATAGTAGTCACAACTCAACTACAATAATAATGATGTAAAATGTAGTGAAAGTATTTtttcaaactaaaaattattcttacaaatattttttaaaaaaatctaaacttattttaaaactgaattaaaaatcatctcagatttattttaatctaacaTGTTTTTGGAAAATTGCATGTGAAAACTAATATTCAAAAACCTGCCACTAACCAGACGAGCTTAAGTATTTTTCTGTCATAATAATGTTATTAGTCCTGCATGTGTTTGTCGGTGtacatttattattgtttattttgcttttgctcTTGAGATTTGAGGTTGTAATTAGTTACATTTTAGATGTGGCTTGTAATTTTTTGCCATTAATGGTCTGCATGTGGGGTTATGAGGATTACATAAAGTAGTAACATTTTCTAAATGAAATTACtacaaataataattactaCGAATAAGAAAGGCACTAAATTCAATGGAGAAATCACTTTTAATAGTCCAATCGTAATTTCATTCCATGTCAACGTCAATTTTGACGTCGaattaatcaataaaagaaGAATGAATTGCTAATCAGATGGATAGTTTTATCgtaaaaattaatatcagaCTAATATTTTAACATGTATAATGCAAAAGATAAACGTTTATTTTCTATAACAAAAGTTCATACGGAATGaatagttttaaatatataaattaaattataattaaaattcgtaataaataaataattttatataaattaaattttagattttttataattaatttatatttaaatacaaggttatttttaactattgttaatttttttcaaaaaatatgaaaattaaatttaaaaataaagatgaaaaaattaattgaactaaataagatattaagaaaaaaatctaaaaaagtactttcattaaataatagCTCTTAAAAACACTGATAACTATTccaatttatatataagaagaaTGTCAAACATTTTGATCTATTATGTCAAGTATACTTAAGagtataaatgaaaattttatactatattaaaaatgtaaaaactcattaaaatttattttttaaaataatattggtttaataaactatattttaacCGTCTTTAAAAGTTACAATACTCATTAacaaaatcttataaataaacaCACGATTAGTTTCAAGTAGAACATGTTAGattcattttatgaaaatactaaaatatgaatGGTTTCAATGAAGATACTTATAATTTAGACCAAACAACAATAAATAGACATTCATataatctttaatttaattaataatattgaaattaattgaCAGAAATTTTGAATCACAAAGAAGATGTGGGAAGGATgcttgaaataataatatttttttagataaataatcatttttgttcGTGAATGTATAAAATGCTGATAAATATGTGTCACGTATGTTCTTTCATTAACGACAATAGACGAAAGTTAACGGATAAATGAAtttgtctcatttttttttacttttgaggactaaattttaaattttcatcttttggaaACGAATTTGTTAGTGTCATATACACATTCAAAAacgaaaatgattatttatcctattttttttattgaaagcccaaatagaaaataaaatataaaacaatgttttttaatattcCAAATTAAATACAAACTACTACTACAAATTATGAACTCTTACTTGTTATTGGAATGACAAGGGAGGCAGGTGCATATGAAAGCAAAAGCAAGTAAAAGAAGCCGGGGATTGAGATTAGCCAGGTGGTCatctatttaatatattttgatttgctgataataaaaaaaaaaatcaaagaagctAACATACATGATAATTGATACACCCACCTAGCCCAATAGGAGGAGGCTTTTGATCTATCTAACAAGGCTCAAGTAGCAGATTCCTACAACACAGACACAGTAAATGCCACTATTGAATCTACAAAGAATGGCATTATAAAAATTCTCCCACAAGTAACATGTTCGGTAGTTCTTAGAGATCCTATTAATGCATTCAACTCTTTATTATTGGGTAAAAGCTACATATGACTCACGAAATGGAAAGTGAaacccattaaaaaaaattacgagGCATGCATCATTTGGTGAGACTTACATGGGTTTCATTTGATAGAGAGAATGTGCTAATAAGAGTGTGTTAAAAATTGTGTTGCTAGTGTTCCTCAATgaagtaaatatataaaattagggTTTACTCCTTTATGTATATGGCTATGACCACATGATCAATATGGCTGCATGGCATATAGAAACTGTAACTGGAGACTCGTTCAAAGACCACAAGCAATCCTGTACAATGGTTTTGCTTCTATGTGATAAGTGGGAGAATGCCCACCCAAGAGTGTAAAGACATGTACTTATAGATTGAACCCACAGAAAAGGAAATTATTAATGCTAGACATTTAGATGCTTGTCATGTCAGTTTCTATTTTGACCTCACAGGGAATGAATGTGTTTTATCTTCTGAATAGCTTGCTTAACTTTTGTAGATGGCTCTTCGTACAAAATGTTAGGGTTATCAAACTCAGATGCCAAGCTTCGGTCCCCAAGAAGAGCACGGAATGTGTCTGCCACGGAATATGAAAGAGACTTCAGATTATATCCTCCCTCCAAGAAAAACACACATCGGCCCCCACATAAATCTTTCGCTAGTTGTTTGATACTGGACGCTAGCATGTAATATGTT
This genomic interval from Glycine max cultivar Williams 82 chromosome 5, Glycine_max_v4.0, whole genome shotgun sequence contains the following:
- the LOC100779048 gene encoding cation/H(+) antiporter 15 codes for the protein MVFRTNETKEIICYSATMITTEGIWNNDDPLKYSLPLFILQLMLIVIVTRLFVFILKPLRQPRVISEMLGGILLGPTFLGKNTVFFDAVFPSRSRMLIETMSNVGILYFMFLVGVGMDASALRNIGRKAVAIAILGMILPFSLGALFASFLIRLSEEDSRSGAYIIFLGAILSVASFPVLARILAELKFINTELGRVALSSALVNDIISWMLLIASITMVENEKPSLSILMVFGSCAAFIAFNIFAVRPLILLIIRKTPEGEAFSDFYICLILSGVMISGLITDAIGTHAIFGAYIFGLTIPNGPLGLTLVERLEDFISLLLLPLFFATTGLRTDLGLLRGFYSWAILISLIALSCIAKIVGTMVAAVYYQMSIREGAVLGLLMNTKGVIEVIVLNIGKDQKVLTDESFASMVIITLLMTGIIVPGISAIYKTSKGIIPYKRRNIQMSQTDTEFRVLVCIHSPRNVPTMINLLDASNPTKNSPICIYVLHLTELAGHASALLVVHNQYGKKSDQIGNGGYNRTQAQSDHIINAFENYVQQASHISVQPMSVVSPYSTMHEDICNVAQDKRVAFIVVPFHKQQMVDGGMQDMNTSFRTVNRNVLTKAPCSVGILVDRGFNFCNHLAPDQKAHHVAVLFFGGPDDRESLSYGWRMSEHQSINLTVMRFVHEEEVMHCHSHSGGDRDDEPSVLTVKTDKDTQKQIDEKFIHWFMTSHADDGGSVVYVEKRVNNGEQTVAAIRSMDDVHGLFIVGRSYGISSPLTAGFTDWSEYPELGAIGDLLASSDFAATASVLIVQQYVGEGIEGDHGGLGTSTNVMMTNEEYVTQNKGYRSTPPR
- the LOC100779578 gene encoding NAC domain-containing protein 104; this translates as MMACGSVNLPPGFCFSPTDEELVLHFLCSKASLPCHPNIIPELDLSLLDPWELNGKALSSGNQHYFFTKVKENRSTENGYWKEIGVMEPIVSSSEKVGIKKYLVFNLGEAPQGTETSWVMQEYHICSSGFNTTTASNCASTRGRRKTDQCGSKWVLCKAYEKKSCQSQQGVNCYSDEDDCGTELSWLDEFYMSLDDDLEEVMSLPS